One window of Arcobacter sp. LA11 genomic DNA carries:
- a CDS encoding diguanylate cyclase, whose amino-acid sequence MNKEILKNINVLYVEDEQDVREFTSKTISTIVNSVVVAENGKEGLEKFKENPEINLILTDINMPKMGGLEMCAEIRKFNDEVPIVITSAHSDPDFLKKAIDVKVSAYAMKPIDLYHLIESMIKAVEPIFLRKELEAVNLNLANKVEEAVKKTKLILDAQDNMVVLTDLTKAIDVNKKFLEYFNVATLEEFFEKKKSVIDQCKIENGFFNASQVKDTSSWISEILKLNEIDRVVKIENTSGEDRVFVVNIDDYEHKGEHYVVSFTDITELKEKSNLLEYQATHDQLTGLFNRQKFNEIFLKEIKRDKRYDNALSVIIFDIDDFKSFNDQFGHNVGDEVLKIISEIVLKSVREHDTIVRWGGEEFLVLLPQTEIEGAVNVAEKIRTTIENYENIDIPRKITASFGVTKLQKDDDENSVIKKADEALYLAKSKGKNLVVSN is encoded by the coding sequence ATGAATAAAGAAATTTTAAAAAATATTAATGTCTTATATGTTGAGGATGAACAAGATGTTCGAGAATTTACTAGTAAAACAATTAGTACTATTGTAAATAGTGTTGTTGTAGCAGAAAATGGTAAAGAAGGCTTAGAAAAATTCAAAGAAAATCCTGAAATCAATTTAATTTTAACTGATATAAATATGCCTAAAATGGGTGGACTTGAAATGTGTGCAGAAATTAGAAAGTTTAATGATGAAGTACCAATAGTAATTACAAGTGCACATAGTGACCCTGACTTTTTAAAAAAAGCTATAGATGTAAAAGTTAGCGCTTATGCGATGAAACCAATAGATTTGTATCATTTGATTGAAAGTATGATTAAAGCTGTAGAACCTATATTTTTAAGAAAAGAACTAGAAGCTGTAAATTTAAATTTAGCCAATAAAGTAGAAGAAGCAGTTAAAAAAACAAAACTTATTTTAGATGCTCAAGATAATATGGTAGTTTTAACTGATTTAACAAAAGCTATAGATGTAAATAAAAAATTCTTAGAATATTTCAATGTTGCTACTTTAGAAGAGTTTTTTGAGAAAAAGAAATCAGTAATAGATCAATGTAAAATTGAAAATGGATTTTTTAACGCAAGTCAGGTAAAAGATACGAGCAGCTGGATATCAGAAATTTTAAAATTAAATGAAATTGATAGAGTCGTTAAAATTGAAAACACAAGTGGTGAAGATAGAGTTTTTGTTGTTAATATTGATGATTATGAACATAAAGGAGAACATTATGTTGTCTCTTTTACAGATATTACAGAGTTAAAGGAAAAATCAAACCTTTTAGAGTATCAAGCTACACACGACCAATTAACGGGACTATTCAATAGGCAAAAATTCAATGAAATTTTCTTAAAAGAAATTAAACGTGATAAAAGATATGATAATGCTTTATCAGTAATTATATTTGATATTGACGACTTTAAATCTTTTAATGATCAGTTTGGTCACAATGTTGGTGATGAAGTGTTAAAAATTATTTCAGAAATAGTATTAAAAAGTGTAAGAGAGCATGATACTATTGTTAGATGGGGTGGAGAAGAATTTTTAGTACTACTTCCTCAAACAGAAATTGAAGGCGCTGTTAATGTTGCAGAGAAAATTAGAACAACAATAGAAAATTATGAAAATATTGATATTCCAAGAAAGATCACTGCAAGTTTTGGGGTAACAAAACTACAAAAAGATGATGATGAAAATAGCGTAATTAAAAAAGCAGATGAAGCTTTATATTTAGCAAAAAGTAAAGGAAAGAATTTAGTAGTTTCTAATTAA
- a CDS encoding S4 domain-containing protein, whose protein sequence is MRIDKFLNAVNITKRRAVAEDMLEHKVVFINDIAVKKAKEVKVGDIIEIKYLERSDKFKVLQIPTTKSTPKSKMEEYVKKIEG, encoded by the coding sequence ATGAGAATAGATAAATTTTTAAATGCAGTAAATATAACAAAAAGAAGAGCAGTTGCAGAAGATATGCTTGAACATAAAGTTGTATTTATAAATGATATTGCTGTTAAAAAAGCAAAAGAAGTAAAAGTTGGAGATATTATAGAAATAAAATATCTTGAAAGAAGTGATAAGTTTAAAGTTTTACAAATACCAACTACTAAATCTACTCCAAAATCTAAGATGGAAGAGTATGTTAAGAAAATAGAAGGATAA
- a CDS encoding PAS domain-containing sensor histidine kinase encodes MSIEDIEKLKRNNQELQEIINNSWDGIGIIDKSTKFVYVNNAFMPILGFSREELIKKNFVSLMEDKYVRSFLKLLVIKNKEKKYQAEIDIVCIRKDEKKVYLKITISSMLNKNLFVINTKDITQQVSDDEILDDYVISMHTDLHGHITRVSSAFLKLSEYKKKDIIGKPYSSLAHKDTNSIIYKNINKSLQNLQEWSGKLKNIKKDGTPFWINMKIKPMYNKYGDVTGYTSLMFDITNEINLNDEASMLQNQVSTAKEEIEQKDTLLIQQSKLSVMTETLQRLSHEWRQPLNLISIQAQKLELDFTIDEAPSTDNVVSTLEKIKDEANSLSSIIEDFQRFLQPRTKKELTKPSVIVEKVLEIFSKDENLNIELIKNIENDLKFESYAEEIITVLTNIINNSKEAIQKNSVENGIINIKQYFLEDTIYFEIYDNGGGIDKDIIHKIFEPYFSTKEQKHGVGLGLYTTKLIINMHLNGVISVTNQDDGVIFKISIPLN; translated from the coding sequence TTGTCTATAGAAGATATTGAAAAATTAAAGAGAAATAATCAAGAATTACAAGAAATAATAAATAATTCTTGGGATGGAATTGGAATTATAGATAAGTCTACAAAGTTTGTCTATGTAAATAATGCATTTATGCCAATTCTAGGATTTTCAAGAGAGGAATTAATTAAAAAAAATTTTGTATCTTTAATGGAAGATAAATATGTACGTTCTTTTTTAAAACTTTTAGTAATTAAAAACAAAGAAAAAAAATATCAAGCTGAAATAGATATAGTTTGTATAAGAAAAGATGAAAAAAAAGTTTATTTAAAAATAACTATCTCTTCTATGTTAAATAAAAATCTTTTTGTAATAAATACAAAAGATATTACTCAACAAGTCTCAGATGACGAAATTCTTGATGATTACGTAATATCAATGCACACAGATTTACATGGACATATAACTAGAGTTAGTTCCGCTTTTTTGAAGCTTTCAGAATATAAAAAGAAAGATATTATAGGAAAACCTTATTCTTCTTTAGCACATAAAGACACTAACTCAATAATTTACAAAAATATAAATAAATCTTTACAGAATCTCCAAGAGTGGAGTGGAAAACTTAAAAATATTAAAAAAGATGGAACACCATTTTGGATTAATATGAAAATTAAACCAATGTACAATAAATATGGTGATGTAACAGGTTATACTTCATTAATGTTTGATATTACAAATGAAATAAATTTAAATGATGAAGCTTCAATGCTCCAAAATCAAGTTTCTACAGCAAAAGAAGAGATTGAACAAAAAGATACACTTCTTATCCAACAATCAAAACTTTCAGTTATGACTGAAACTTTACAAAGATTATCTCATGAATGGCGGCAACCTTTAAATTTAATCTCTATACAGGCACAAAAGTTAGAGCTTGATTTTACTATAGATGAAGCCCCTTCAACGGATAATGTAGTTTCTACTTTAGAGAAAATTAAAGATGAGGCTAATAGTTTATCTTCAATTATTGAAGACTTTCAAAGATTTTTACAACCTAGAACAAAAAAAGAACTTACAAAACCATCTGTTATCGTAGAAAAAGTATTAGAAATTTTTTCAAAAGATGAAAATCTAAATATTGAACTAATTAAAAACATAGAAAATGATTTAAAATTTGAATCATATGCAGAAGAAATTATAACAGTTCTTACTAATATAATAAATAATTCAAAAGAAGCTATACAAAAGAACTCTGTTGAAAATGGAATTATAAATATAAAACAATATTTTTTAGAAGATACTATTTACTTTGAAATATATGATAATGGTGGAGGTATTGATAAAGATATAATTCACAAAATATTTGAACCATATTTTTCTACAAAAGAGCAAAAACATGGTGTAGGATTGGGACTTTATACAACAAAACTCATAATAAATATGCATTTAAATGGAGTAATAAGTGTAACAAATCAAGATGATGGTGTTATCTTTAAAATCTCTATACCTCTTAATTAA
- the kdsB gene encoding 3-deoxy-manno-octulosonate cytidylyltransferase produces the protein MIIIPARLNSSRFANKILVDILGLPMVIKTAKQVSSLDKVVIATDSQEVIDLAKEHGFDAVMTSTEHQSGTDRINEAVNILELPEDEIIINVQGDEPFIEPEVIQAVINRVKKVKDNNEGIMITSCYKEISSELADDPNHVKVILDEYSNAIYFSRAKVPYHRDHYDSSAYCGHLGIYGFTKKSLNAFCELNSSKLENIEKLEQLRAIDNGHKIAMVKVSSKSFGIDTEEDLKNALKIFDK, from the coding sequence ATGATAATAATTCCTGCAAGGTTAAATTCAAGCAGATTTGCAAATAAAATTTTAGTAGATATTTTAGGCTTACCAATGGTAATTAAAACAGCTAAACAAGTAAGCTCTTTAGACAAAGTAGTAATTGCTACAGATTCTCAAGAAGTTATTGATTTAGCAAAAGAACATGGTTTTGATGCAGTTATGACATCAACAGAGCATCAAAGTGGTACAGATAGAATAAATGAAGCTGTAAATATTTTAGAATTACCAGAAGATGAAATTATTATTAATGTTCAAGGTGATGAACCTTTTATTGAACCAGAAGTTATTCAAGCTGTTATAAATAGAGTTAAAAAAGTTAAAGATAATAATGAAGGTATCATGATTACAAGTTGTTATAAAGAGATAAGTTCAGAATTAGCAGATGATCCTAATCATGTAAAAGTCATATTAGATGAATATTCAAACGCAATATATTTCTCACGTGCAAAAGTTCCTTACCATAGAGATCATTATGATTCATCAGCTTATTGCGGTCATTTGGGTATATATGGATTTACAAAAAAATCATTAAATGCTTTTTGTGAATTAAATTCATCAAAACTAGAGAACATTGAAAAACTTGAACAATTAAGAGCTATAGACAATGGACATAAAATTGCAATGGTGAAAGTATCTTCAAAATCATTTGGTATTGATACTGAAGAAGATTTAAAAAATGCTCTAAAAATATTTGATAAGTAA
- the polA gene encoding DNA polymerase I, with product MKKTITVIDTFGFLFRAYYALPPLKAKSGEKAGFPTGLLTGFMNFISNIGKDFQTDYIVFALDAKGPTFRSDIYTEYKSHRPDVPEDLLKQLPIAIDWIEKMGFKTAIKTGFEADDIIASIALDGKQKDLEVRIVSHDKDLYQLIDDDKVYLFDPIKKVVINEDKCFEKYGVTPKQFTDYQSLLGDSADNVPGVKGVGAKTAEALIKQYSSLDSIYDNLESIEKPRWQKLLTEGKELAYISKQLVTLSQDCHCIDELDKYVLPKENPILKISDILLEYDLNRIVDRVNKEGLNYKTEIPQSKIVEKKVEVEYILLNDEKKLLDVVSSISDDALVAFDTETTDIDARNADIVGFSFAYEENRAYYVPIGHFYLGAPEQISKNTAIKAISILNNKKLILQNFKYDYAIIKQTLGLELKLYADTMILAWLLDSSSKIGLDFLADKYFDHKMIAFKDIVKKGENFSNVDITEACNYAAEDALYTYKIYYALLEDFKNKECEHIIDIAHKYEFDFIYVLANMEENGIKVDVNKLKELKDINYTHIQELTSKIYESAGTEFNINSPKQLGTILFDTLKLPPSKKTKSGYSTNEVVLQKLHDEHEIIPLLLQYREAFKLQSTYIEPLLELGLKNDDNRIYTSFLQTGTATGRLSSKNPNLQNIPVRTKAGALIRSAFIPREGYTLLGIDYSQIELRLLAHFSEDKALVDAFNEGKDIHRQTAVQIFGEEKADENRSIAKSINFGLLYGMGSRKLGDTLGIPAKDAKKYIDSYFEAFVSVKDYLKSIEDKAFTDGYVETLIKRRRLFDFDSANGMMKAAFLRESVNTLFQGSAADLIKLSMIDIYKSYKDNNNVKMLLQIHDELIFEVKNEEIDKITKNLVEIMENIYNLRIPLKVSRSAGLSWQELK from the coding sequence ATGAAAAAAACAATAACAGTTATTGATACATTTGGATTTTTATTTAGGGCATATTACGCCTTACCACCATTAAAAGCAAAGTCTGGAGAAAAAGCAGGTTTTCCTACAGGTTTATTGACAGGATTTATGAATTTTATATCAAATATTGGAAAAGATTTTCAAACAGATTATATAGTTTTTGCACTAGATGCGAAGGGACCTACTTTTAGAAGTGATATTTATACAGAATATAAATCTCATAGACCTGATGTTCCAGAAGATTTATTAAAACAATTGCCAATTGCAATTGATTGGATTGAAAAAATGGGCTTTAAAACTGCGATTAAAACAGGATTTGAAGCTGATGATATTATTGCTTCAATTGCACTTGATGGAAAACAAAAAGATTTAGAAGTAAGAATTGTTTCCCATGATAAAGATTTATATCAATTAATTGATGATGACAAAGTATATTTATTTGATCCTATAAAAAAAGTTGTAATTAATGAAGATAAATGTTTTGAAAAATATGGTGTAACACCAAAGCAATTTACAGATTATCAATCTTTACTTGGAGATAGTGCAGATAATGTACCAGGAGTTAAAGGAGTAGGGGCTAAAACAGCAGAAGCTTTGATCAAACAATATAGTTCTCTTGATAGTATTTATGATAATTTAGAATCAATTGAGAAGCCAAGGTGGCAAAAACTTTTAACAGAAGGGAAAGAACTAGCATATATATCAAAACAGCTAGTAACTCTTAGCCAAGATTGTCATTGTATAGATGAATTAGACAAATATGTACTTCCAAAAGAAAATCCTATTTTAAAGATTTCAGATATTTTACTTGAATATGATCTAAACAGAATTGTTGATAGAGTAAATAAAGAAGGTTTGAATTATAAAACAGAAATACCTCAAAGTAAAATAGTAGAAAAAAAAGTTGAAGTTGAGTATATTTTATTAAATGATGAAAAAAAACTTCTTGATGTAGTTTCATCTATTAGCGATGACGCATTAGTTGCCTTTGATACAGAAACTACTGATATAGACGCAAGAAATGCAGATATAGTAGGATTTTCTTTTGCTTATGAAGAAAACAGAGCATACTATGTTCCTATTGGACATTTTTATTTAGGTGCCCCTGAACAAATATCAAAAAATACAGCAATAAAAGCAATATCAATACTAAACAACAAAAAATTAATATTACAAAACTTCAAATATGATTATGCAATAATAAAACAAACTCTAGGATTAGAACTTAAATTATACGCAGATACAATGATACTTGCATGGCTATTAGATTCAAGTTCAAAAATTGGTTTAGATTTTTTAGCAGATAAATATTTTGATCATAAAATGATTGCTTTTAAAGATATAGTAAAAAAAGGTGAGAATTTTTCAAATGTAGATATAACTGAAGCTTGTAATTATGCTGCAGAGGATGCTTTATACACATACAAAATTTATTATGCATTATTAGAAGACTTTAAAAACAAAGAGTGTGAACACATAATTGACATTGCCCATAAGTATGAATTCGATTTTATATATGTACTTGCAAATATGGAAGAAAATGGTATAAAAGTTGATGTTAATAAATTAAAAGAATTAAAAGATATTAACTACACTCATATTCAAGAACTAACGAGTAAAATCTATGAATCTGCAGGTACTGAGTTTAATATAAATTCACCAAAACAGCTTGGAACTATTCTTTTTGATACGTTAAAACTTCCTCCATCTAAAAAGACAAAGAGTGGCTATAGTACAAATGAAGTTGTATTACAAAAACTTCATGATGAGCATGAAATAATCCCTTTACTATTACAATATAGAGAAGCTTTTAAGTTACAATCAACATATATTGAACCATTATTAGAACTTGGTTTAAAAAATGATGACAATAGAATTTATACTTCTTTCTTACAAACAGGTACTGCAACAGGAAGATTAAGTTCTAAAAATCCGAATCTTCAAAATATACCAGTAAGGACAAAAGCAGGGGCATTAATTAGAAGTGCTTTTATCCCAAGAGAAGGATATACTTTATTAGGGATTGATTATTCTCAAATAGAATTAAGACTATTAGCACACTTTTCAGAAGATAAAGCATTAGTTGATGCCTTTAATGAAGGAAAAGATATTCACAGACAAACTGCGGTACAAATATTTGGTGAAGAAAAAGCAGATGAAAATAGATCTATTGCAAAATCAATAAATTTTGGTTTATTATATGGAATGGGAAGTAGAAAACTTGGTGATACTTTAGGAATTCCCGCAAAAGATGCAAAAAAATATATAGATTCGTACTTTGAAGCATTTGTTAGTGTAAAAGATTATTTAAAATCAATTGAAGATAAAGCTTTTACAGACGGTTATGTTGAAACATTAATTAAAAGAAGAAGACTTTTTGATTTTGATTCAGCAAATGGAATGATGAAAGCAGCATTTTTAAGAGAATCAGTTAACACACTTTTTCAAGGAAGTGCTGCTGATTTAATTAAATTATCAATGATTGATATATATAAAAGTTATAAAGATAATAATAATGTGAAAATGTTATTGCAAATCCATGATGAATTAATTTTTGAAGTAAAAAATGAGGAAATTGATAAAATAACTAAAAATTTAGTAGAAATCATGGAAAATATATATAATTTAAGGATACCCTTAAAAGTATCAAGAAGTGCGGGATTAAGCTGGCAAGAGCTAAAGTAA
- the tsaE gene encoding tRNA (adenosine(37)-N6)-threonylcarbamoyltransferase complex ATPase subunit type 1 TsaE: MKSFILGIDSINQIIDELKLKLEILENSCIVILRGDLASGKTTLVKEYVKSLGLDDLVTSPTFSLQSIYSNEIYHYDVYNKTLEEFISFGMIEEFEKNGIHFVEWGDERLEALLKSYGYDVILLEIKKENDKRQYILNE, encoded by the coding sequence TTGAAATCATTTATTTTAGGTATTGATAGTATCAATCAAATTATTGATGAATTAAAATTAAAACTAGAAATATTAGAAAATAGTTGTATAGTTATACTAAGGGGTGATTTAGCAAGTGGAAAAACTACACTTGTTAAAGAATATGTAAAATCACTGGGTTTAGATGATTTAGTTACTTCACCAACTTTTTCTTTACAATCAATATATAGTAATGAGATTTACCACTATGATGTATATAATAAAACTTTAGAAGAATTTATATCTTTTGGTATGATTGAAGAATTTGAAAAAAATGGTATCCATTTTGTTGAATGGGGTGATGAAAGATTAGAAGCATTATTAAAATCATATGGATATGATGTTATTCTTCTAGAAATAAAAAAAGAAAATGATAAAAGGCAATATATTTTAAATGAGTAA
- the trpD gene encoding anthranilate phosphoribosyltransferase: protein MFNMAKLKFDDIFENRLPEEEVRAYLIELYERGETAAEIAAAASAMRDHLLPLPVHYDLKEKLIDNCGTGGDKSNSFNISTTVSILLASCGCYVAKHGNRSITSKSGSADMLEELGIHLTMSPENSVKMLEEAGFCFMFAQNHHPAMKYIMPIRKSIPHRTIFNILGPLSNPASVSKQLIGVFDKSYINKIATALDLLDAKKSIVVSSNDGMDEISISDISYATSLTNGKIVDFEIDPQSFGLKLASKEEIIGGDAKENAKTTRAILNNELTGAKLDVVLINAAAALVVDDKARDIREGIEIARDAIQSLKAKAKLEELISISSKLN from the coding sequence ATGTTTAATATGGCTAAATTAAAATTTGATGATATATTTGAAAATAGACTTCCTGAAGAAGAAGTAAGAGCATATTTAATAGAATTATATGAAAGAGGGGAAACTGCTGCTGAAATAGCAGCTGCAGCTAGTGCAATGAGAGATCATTTATTACCATTACCAGTTCACTATGATTTAAAAGAAAAATTAATTGATAATTGTGGTACAGGAGGAGATAAATCAAACTCATTTAATATTTCAACTACTGTTTCAATTTTACTTGCATCTTGTGGATGTTATGTTGCTAAACATGGAAATAGAAGTATTACAAGTAAATCAGGTAGTGCTGATATGCTTGAAGAGTTAGGAATTCATCTTACAATGAGTCCAGAAAACTCTGTAAAAATGCTTGAAGAAGCGGGTTTTTGTTTTATGTTTGCACAAAATCATCATCCTGCCATGAAATATATTATGCCAATTAGAAAATCAATTCCACATAGAACAATATTTAATATTTTAGGACCATTGTCAAATCCTGCTTCTGTATCTAAACAGTTAATAGGTGTATTTGATAAATCTTATATAAATAAAATAGCTACAGCTTTAGATTTGTTAGATGCCAAAAAATCTATTGTAGTATCTTCAAATGATGGAATGGATGAAATTTCTATTTCAGATATTTCTTATGCAACATCATTAACAAATGGTAAAATTGTGGATTTTGAAATTGATCCTCAGTCTTTTGGTTTAAAGCTTGCTTCTAAAGAAGAGATAATTGGTGGTGATGCAAAAGAAAACGCAAAAACAACAAGAGCAATTTTAAATAACGAATTAACAGGTGCAAAACTTGACGTTGTGTTAATTAATGCTGCAGCAGCGTTAGTTGTTGATGATAAAGCTAGAGATATAAGAGAAGGTATTGAAATTGCAAGAGATGCAATTCAAAGCTTAAAAGCAAAAGCAAAATTAGAAGAATTAATAAGTATTTCTTCTAAATTAAATTAA
- the lptB gene encoding LPS export ABC transporter ATP-binding protein, which translates to MSKLRIEDIKKNIKKTQILHGISLEVNSGEIVGLLGPNGAGKTTTFYTVCGLVSPSSGKVFFDEEEITKLPLHQRALKGIGYLPQESSIFKDLSVEDNLMLAAQIVTDDKKEQHKRVEDLLEVFNIEPIRQRKGVSLSGGERRRTEIARALVSKPKFLLLDEPFAGVDPIAVKDIQEIIHELTKIGIGVLITDHNVRETLEICDRAYVMKSGTLLASGNSEDIKSDGSVREHYLGESFSF; encoded by the coding sequence ATGAGTAAATTAAGAATTGAAGATATTAAAAAAAATATAAAAAAGACTCAAATTTTACATGGTATTTCACTTGAAGTAAATTCTGGAGAGATTGTAGGTTTATTAGGTCCAAATGGAGCTGGAAAAACTACAACATTTTATACTGTATGTGGATTAGTTAGTCCATCTAGTGGAAAAGTATTTTTTGATGAAGAAGAGATTACTAAGCTTCCTTTACATCAAAGAGCATTAAAGGGAATAGGATATTTACCTCAAGAATCATCTATTTTTAAAGATTTGTCAGTAGAAGATAACTTAATGCTTGCAGCACAGATTGTAACTGATGATAAAAAAGAACAACATAAAAGAGTTGAAGATTTACTTGAAGTATTTAATATTGAACCTATAAGACAAAGAAAAGGTGTCTCTTTATCAGGAGGAGAAAGAAGAAGAACAGAAATTGCTAGAGCTTTGGTTTCTAAACCTAAATTTTTACTTCTTGATGAACCTTTTGCTGGAGTTGACCCAATAGCAGTTAAAGATATTCAAGAAATTATTCATGAGCTTACAAAAATTGGTATTGGAGTTTTAATTACAGATCATAATGTTAGAGAAACACTTGAAATTTGTGATAGAGCTTATGTAATGAAAAGTGGAACTTTATTAGCTTCAGGAAATAGTGAAGATATAAAAAGTGATGGAAGTGTTAGGGAACACTATTTAGGTGAGAGTTTTAGTTTTTAA
- a CDS encoding argininosuccinate synthase gives MSKKEVKKVVLAYSGGLDTSIILKWLQDEYNAEVITFTADLGQGEEVEPARQKALDMGIKPENIFILDIKEEFVKDYVFPMFRANAIYEGEYLLGTSIARPLISKKQIEIAHKMGADAVSHGATGKGNDQVRFELGYLGLDSEITVIAPWREWDLNSREKLLSYAKEHGINIDKKHIDEDGNPAVSPYSMDANLLHISYEGLSLEDPNAEPEEAMWLWTNSPENAPDTPEYITIDYKNGDPIAINGEKMSPATILKTLNQYGNKHGIGRIDIVENRYVGMKARGCYETPGGTIMLKAHRAIESITLDREAAHLKDELMPKYAKLIYQGYWYSPEREMLQASIDATQKNVEGTVKLKLYKGNVIVVGRESEKSLFSEEHSTFEEDEVYNQKDAEGFIRLNALRFIIAGQTQNK, from the coding sequence ATGAGTAAAAAAGAAGTTAAAAAAGTTGTATTAGCTTACAGTGGTGGGCTTGATACTTCAATTATTTTAAAATGGTTACAAGATGAATATAATGCTGAAGTTATTACTTTTACTGCTGACTTAGGGCAAGGTGAAGAAGTAGAGCCAGCAAGACAAAAAGCACTTGATATGGGTATTAAACCTGAAAATATTTTTATATTAGATATAAAAGAAGAATTTGTAAAAGATTATGTTTTCCCAATGTTTAGAGCAAATGCAATTTACGAAGGTGAGTATTTATTAGGAACATCTATTGCAAGACCTCTTATTTCTAAAAAACAAATTGAAATTGCACACAAGATGGGTGCAGATGCTGTTTCTCATGGTGCGACTGGAAAAGGAAATGACCAAGTAAGATTTGAATTAGGTTATTTAGGATTGGATTCAGAAATTACTGTTATTGCTCCATGGAGAGAATGGGATTTAAATTCTAGAGAAAAATTACTAAGTTATGCAAAAGAGCATGGTATTAATATTGATAAAAAACATATTGATGAAGATGGTAACCCTGCTGTTAGCCCCTATTCTATGGATGCCAATTTATTACATATCTCTTATGAAGGTTTATCTTTAGAAGATCCAAATGCAGAACCTGAAGAAGCTATGTGGTTATGGACTAATTCTCCAGAAAATGCACCTGATACACCAGAGTATATTACAATTGATTATAAAAATGGTGACCCTATTGCAATTAATGGTGAAAAAATGTCACCAGCAACTATATTAAAAACACTAAATCAATATGGTAACAAACATGGTATCGGAAGAATTGATATTGTTGAAAATAGATATGTTGGAATGAAAGCTAGAGGTTGTTATGAAACTCCGGGTGGAACTATTATGCTAAAAGCTCATAGAGCTATTGAATCAATTACATTAGATAGAGAAGCTGCTCATTTAAAAGATGAGTTAATGCCTAAATATGCTAAATTAATTTATCAAGGGTACTGGTACTCTCCAGAAAGAGAAATGCTACAAGCTTCAATTGACGCTACACAAAAAAATGTAGAAGGTACAGTTAAATTAAAACTTTACAAAGGAAATGTAATAGTTGTAGGAAGAGAATCTGAAAAATCTTTATTCTCAGAAGAACACTCTACATTTGAAGAAGATGAAGTTTATAATCAAAAAGATGCTGAAGGATTTATTAGACTAAATGCCCTAAGATTTATAATTGCTGGACAAACACAAAACAAATAG